One Setaria viridis chromosome 3, Setaria_viridis_v4.0, whole genome shotgun sequence DNA window includes the following coding sequences:
- the LOC117849029 gene encoding LOW QUALITY PROTEIN: uncharacterized protein (The sequence of the model RefSeq protein was modified relative to this genomic sequence to represent the inferred CDS: substituted 2 bases at 2 genomic stop codons), with amino-acid sequence MFRRRFRMNRPLFLRIVHTLRAWSPYFTQRADGIGKLGHSPLQKCTVAIRMLAYGTSADQLDEVLKIGASTSLEILGKFAEGVIACFGDEYLRPPRPDELEKILEENEARGFPGMLGSIDCMHWAWKNCPKGWAGMFTRGDKGVPTMILEAVASHDLRIWHAFFGTAGSQNDINVLNKSPLFIDAIKGEAPKVQYMVNGTQYDMGYYLADKIYPEWAVFVKTVSSPQSDKDKLYSKMQEGARKDVEXAISLXYCSTVVLQSCVILHNMIVEDEKELARVSLDVNENASVTIVLPSEVQTSDNPNPCFAEVL; translated from the coding sequence ATGTTTCGAAGGAGATTTAGGATGAATAGGCCATTGTTCCTACGCATCGTGCACACGCTAAGAGCTTGGTCTCCTTATTTTACCCAAAGAGCCGATGGAATTGGTAAGCTTGGGCATTCACCCCTTCAAAAGTGCACTGTGGCTATTAGGATGCTGGCTTATGGCACCTCTGCTGATCAACTAGATGAGGTTTTGAAGATCGGTGCCAGCACTTCTTTGGAGATTTTGGGAAAATTTGCTGAAGGAGTCATTGCATGTTTTGGTGATGAGTATCTACGTCCTCCAAGACCCGATGAACTGGAAAAAATCTTAGAAGAAAATGAGGCACGTGGTTTTCCAGGGATGTTGGGAAGCATCGATTGTATGCACTGGGCATGGAAGAATTGCCCAAAAGGTTGGGCAGGCATGTTTACACGTGGTGACAAAGGCGTTCCTACTATGATCCTTGAAGCAGTGGCGTCTCATGATCTTCGTATATGGCATGCCTTTTTTGGTACAGCCGGGTCTCAGAATGATATCAACGTCTTAAACAAATCACCATTGTTCATTGATGCAATAAAAGGCGAAGCTCCTAAGGTACAATATATGGTAAATGGAACACAATATGACATGGGCTATTATCTTGCCGACAAAATATATCCAGAATGGGCGGTGTTCGTGAAAACCGTATCATCTCCTCAGTCGGACAAAGACAAATTATATTCAAAAATGCAAGAAGGGGCGAGGAAAGACGTCGAGTGAGCAATCTCGCTTTGATATTGTTCGACGGTCGTACTGCAATCTTGTGTTATCCTTCATAATATGATAGTTGAAGATGAGAAGGAATTGGCTAGAGTTTCATTGGATGTGAACGAGAATGCGAGTGTGACGATAGTACTCCCATCTGAAGTGCAAACAAGTGACAACCCTAATCCATGCTTCGCAGAGGTGCTTTGA
- the LOC117846993 gene encoding uncharacterized protein, which yields MASHLDFRYLDEGLGGERGKRKRREEAEEAEAAAADSMDLDADAPRPSKLRAMPSLSDPSKPASFGQPTYDGVIAGRVSGRRWKEPRTRRASAVVVSRKPTPLEQRVREKSLKRAYQARKAELKEEIRQNKVAKRKAREEREKRKQENVLRTGTKLQRVTNPKTIQKIAKSKKRKQLKVVPDEFLGGKKSEASRRIQVPGLEN from the coding sequence ATGGCCTCCCACCTCGATTTCCGCTACCTCGATGAgggcctcggcggcgagcgcggcaaGCGCAAGCGccgcgaggaggcggaggaggctgaggcggcggccgcggactCCATGGACCTGGACGCCGACGCGCCCCGGCCGTCCAAGCTCCGCGCCATGCCTTCCCTGTCGGACCCCTCGAAGCCGGCCTCCTTCGGCCAGCCCACCTACGATGGCGTCATCGCCGGGCGCGTGTCGGGGCGCCGGTGGAAGGAGCCCCGCACCCGGCGCGCCTCGGCCGTGGTGGTGTCGCGGAAGCCGACCCCGCTGGAGCAGCGCGTCCGGGAGAAGTCGCTGAAGCGCGCGTACCAGGCCCGCAAGGCGGAGCTCAAGGAGGAGATCCGGCAGAACAAGGTGGCGAAGCGGAAGGCGCGCGAGGAGCGGGAGAAGCGCAAGCAGGAGAACGTGCTGCGCACGGGCACCAAGCTGCAGCGGGTCACCAACCCCAAGACCATTCAGAAGATCGCCAAGTCCAAGAAGCGCAAGCAGCTCAAGGTCGTCCCCGACGAGTTCCTCGGCGGCAAGAAGTCCGAGGCCAGCCGGCGCATACAGGTGCCCGGACTCGAAAACTGA
- the LOC117850983 gene encoding uncharacterized protein, with amino-acid sequence MSKKGGRAKKAAGGGELSRFLDSHLQTINDTFQMMAEAVPGSLERTEWSEVVKLGDQVSRQATVAGMLWSGDLPNIDTLKENIVAYFNILQGFLLACHGSMVGAGPTLHKSICGSAKNVVDSSFLLFKHAVSAYESRSPDRNITIPQVTGTVWEVCAALKKVPTSNCTAIGRAMTQIGVCLKDVLREMNELPIGDSGDATAEKSSNGVADTTSCSDRDEILSDLDMDDDDDFTEEEIAIAKLIVTVVSDSLVVVKEAIRFVTGLLKSSGNKNGANEDKVEPMERLLGHCKEIADQVNDLGACVYPPQDASEMKLAVKRLYGGINGMRKEIGHLGGSPANAFAALEGFEKCLGSLEAELADDVVNEMENLTISH; translated from the exons atGTCGAAGAAAGGAGGACGAGCGAAGaaagcggcgggcggcggcgaactGTCCCGCTTCCTGGATTCGCATCTCCAGACCATCAACGACACCTTCCAG ATGATGGCGGAGGCGGTTCCGGGGAGCTTGGAGCGGACGGAGTGGTCTGAGGTCGTTAAGCTCGGCGACCAGGTCTCCAGGCAGGCCACCGTCG CTGGAATGCTCTGGAGTGGTGACTTGCCTAATATAGACACCTTGAAGGAGAACATTGTTGCGTATTTCAACATCCTACAAGGATTCCTCTTGGCTTGCCATGGAAGCATGGTCGGTGCTGGGCCTACTCTTCACAAATCCATCTGTGGTTCCGCAAAGAACGTGGTTGACTCTAGCTTCTTATTGTTCAAGCATGCTGTTTCTGCTTATG AATCTcgcagccctgatcggaacataACTATACCCCAGGTCACAGGAACTGTATGGGAAGTCTGTGCTGCTCTCAAGAAGGTGCCGACGTCGAACTGCACTGCCATAGGACGAGCCATGACGCAGATAGGTGTGTGTCTGAAGGATGTTCTCCGGGAGATGAACGAACTCCCTATCGGTGATTCTGGTGATGCTACTGCTGAAAAGTCTTCCAATGGTGTTGCTGACACCACGAGTTGTTCTGATAGAGATGAGATATTATCTGATCTTgatatggatgatgatgatgatttcacTGAAGAGGAGATCGCTATTGCCAAGTTGATTGTCACTGTGGTGTCTGATTCGCTGGTTGTAGTGAAAGAGGCAATTCGTTTTGTTACTGGTTTGCTCAAGAGCTCAGGTAACAAGAATGGGGCTAACGAGGACAAAGTCGAGCCAATGGAAAGATTGCTGGGCCATTGCAAGGAGATTGCCGACCAGGTCAATGATCTCGGGGCTTGCGTATATCCACCACAAGATGCATCTGAGATGAAGCTCGCTGTAAAAAGACTGTATGGTGGCATCAATGGGATGCGCAAGGAAATAGGACACCTTGGTGGCTCACCTGCTAATGCCTTTGCAGCCCTTGAAGGATTCGAGAAGTGCCTTGGATCTCTGGAGGCCGAGTTAGCTGATGATGTGGTGAACGAGATGGAAAATCTTACTATTAGCCATTAG